The sequence below is a genomic window from Salminus brasiliensis chromosome 6, fSalBra1.hap2, whole genome shotgun sequence.
GTTGTCTGTGATGCTCCATGTGCTGATAATTAGGAGCGTCTTCGGGTTTttgaaatgtataataatatagatatataatttaataataaagtacTATTAtgatatatttgcatatttaagcatttagtgacaaaaacagcagcaacaacaataataataataataattattattattattaaataatacaagAATTAAAAGCATCAATCATCAATTAAAACCAAATATTAAAATCACACAAATCTACACAAAATCGGATTATGATCAGATTGATTATACTAAAACATCTGAGCTGATTaaagatttaaacatttaaacatttgatattagaaagaaaaataatattattttttctgttttcagGTGAGACTGCAAAGATAGCAGCTTTGTACTTCTATTGTAATGATAAAtacagacacttgttgactgtaaTTCCACTGAATGCCTAGCATTACAGTGAAGCTTCAGATCAGCATGTGGGTGAGTGGGTTTTGCAGCCTTTCAGAGTTTCACCCACACCTGATCGGTTCTGTCACCTCCAATAATCAGCTAGATCGCCTATGACACTGTTACTGTAATAATTAAGCAGTAATAATAGCATTAACAGTAGTGGTCCATTCCAAGCATTTCTATTTTACTGTCAAAGCACATTAAAACGAAGGAAATCATTAAATTATGAATTAATACAGGCCTTTTATTCACTGTTAAAGCAGCTGTGCTAAACATAATTACTGAACACTCAACACTAGACATGTGCTGGCATTTAAATTGCTGTAAAACCTGGAATTCAGAATACTGGCCTGCTATAAAACAGGGCTATAAAACATAGTTTCCCTATAGCCTCTTTAGACGATTAGATGATCCCTGACTGGTcgagtgagcatcacactgaacactctctctaccagtgaaGATGATCTTCATCTTCTGATGCTTTGGGGAAACTGGGTCCAGAACTGTTAGCATTGTTGGGGGTCCTGTAACTGTGTGCAAATACACAgcctcacacactcctctggTGCTGTAAATGGACACGATTCTTAATTTGGACATTTTTCCCTCTGTACAGATAAATAACAAGGCTGTTCTTACCTGGCCTTCACCCTCGACTTTTGGTCTCTTGCGACAACCTGCAGGACACAGTGCCCAGAGCTTTACAGCTATTTCCATTATGAGATGTAACACAGTTTTGATAATAAGTATAAAATAATACACGATCGGGCACATTTTTACTTACGCTTGTATAAAATACACAAGACAGCTGAGATGCAGGCAGTAATCAGCACTGAGCCGAACGCCAATGCTCCTATAACTATAACTGTAATGGGGTCCTTGGGGGTATTCACAGGTGGCAAACTTTCtagatataattataataataatgacactgTATTAAACATAGCATATCAAATTAAGGCATACATGCAGTTATGTTAAGACATTAGTTTAAGATGTTTTCCTGACtttatgtgtgtttgggtttattctaatgttatcaACAGAACGGAAACTCAGCCTGAAATCAAATGCGTCCACATTTAGAAAAGTTTTTATGATCATTACTGTATCTATTACTGTAATAACTGTAATTCATGGATTAGGACGGCCATAAAGACTGAACTCACCCACTCGGAGCTCTGTGCCTGAGCCGTAAACACTTTTAATGAGCCTGGGCACGTCTTGCCACACTTTACAGTAGTAGGTGCCGCTGTGATTCAGACGTACTGATGGGAgctgcagtactgcagtgtggGACACTGTGCTGCTGTTTAAGTTCTGTGATCTCAGAGcagaaatattataataatcaaattgaactgttttattatttctcACCAACGCCACCTTCAGCGATATTGCAGTAGATGTCACTGTGAAATTGCAGCTGATGTTGACGTGCTGACCCTTTGTTGTGTTTATTACTGCAGGACTTTGCCACACAGTCAGGTCTgatcctccacacacacaccctgcagagagagagagagagagagagagagagggagatcatTAATACTCTCCATTACTCAGGTTGTTTAGTTTACCTGCACTAAATACAC
It includes:
- the tmigd2 gene encoding transmembrane and immunoglobulin domain-containing protein 2, with amino-acid sequence MAHTHTLYTLLLSAFITGCVCGGSDLTVWQSPAVINTTKGQHVNISCNFTVTSTAISLKVALVRNNKTVQFDYYNISALRSQNLNSSTVSHTAVLQLPSVRLNHSGTYYCKVWQDVPRLIKSVYGSGTELRVESLPPVNTPKDPITVIVIGALAFGSVLITACISAVLCILYKRCRKRPKVEGEGQPVQVEDEAVLYAALNILKPELRKNTQETLPEPEQRPPDGQTDSEVLYSSVCLKPQNQKHTAALSDQT